AGAGTTTCAGCCGTAGCTGTCGTCAATCTAAAAAAGCGCTGCATCCTAACAACCACAACTACATTCTCCATCAGCCCTTTGCTTTTCATATGTATATTCTGAACCAAATAAGTGGTCATGTGTCATCATAATATATCCTATAATACATATCAAGACCAACGACCTTTAGGTTCGTAAATAGTGGATGCTTGTTTGACACAGGCCTTATAATTTATGGGGCTAGACTCACATGTGAGAGTATTTACCAATTCACTTAATGCtagacacgtgcacacacacacacacgcacaaatccGTGTtgtcgtctctccccccccactctaATTCCAAATAAGGCCGCAGCGTTAGCGTTTAGCTTGGCAGAGCCTGTTTTCAATATAACTCACATGCACATCCCCAAGACAGGGCAGCTAATCCGAAACATGGAGGACAATTAGAGACCTCTTTAGTGTCTTCAGCTCTGAAGCttgaccccaccaccaccaccaccacaaccttcCCCATTGCCTGTCTCCTGAGGTCTACCACAGAGGTCATGACCCCTGACTCAGTCAACACAGCCCTTCATgatattggggtttgaaccccggGCGACTGAGTTCTCTGTGTCCCCTAAAGgcaagctggggggggggggcacctctGATGCCCTGTCTTTTTTTCTGCAAAAGATGTATGTGGGGGAAGAATCCTTAATACCGATGCGGTCATGTGGTTGTGTAATTCCCATTCACCGTAACAAGGGCCAGGGTTGATTTGTTTGGTTTCTCCCCCGTCATGCACGGCGATACGCTTATGATCAAATGGTGTGTTTTAggtttatttgatttatttatttttgttgcaaTAAAAGTGCAATGGTGAATTGTGTATATCACCCGCACCAGAGACAGTTTGTTAAGCCAAGAGAATAGTTGTTCAAATAcatgttctctgtctctctgttgtcCCCCAACTATTGGCGAAATCCATAAAAGACGTGTTATCTTTCATCGAGTTTGGACAATTTGAGCTCTAAAACCCATTCGCTTCCATTGATGATTATTTAGTATGGACAATAGGAGCTTTAGCTTCTCTAACCTGAAATGCTCAAAATGTATTCCCATTGATGATTAGTTAGTATTGGGCATGGGCCATGAATGTACAACAACTCTgtcaaataactaaataatatGTATTCTATACCTGAAATGATGTACAGTACATGTTATTATTGTGCAATATAACCTTTACAATTAGTTCTCCTTTCAGGGGCATTCACATAGCATAAATACATAAGTGCATAAAAGCATGCCTAAAATAGAGCATTAAGTGATATTGTAGTGTATCTGAATATCTTACTAGTGCCTGGGGATCTTTATGAGCCGTACTCAAACTTAACAACCTTGGTGGTTGGTTTACATGTCTGTGTTGGGCCTTCTCTCATCTTGAATGCAGGGTGTCTGCAGGGGGTCCccccaccctacacacacacacacacacacacacacacacacacacacacacacacacacacacacacacacacacacacacacacacacacacacacacacacacacacacacacacacacacacacacacacacatacatacacaaaagaaaaagaaaagtaaaaaaaaatgggtGCATCTCCTTGGGTGTCTCCACTATGGCTAATGAGGAAcacagtgaatgtgtgtgtgtgtgtgtgtgtgcgtgcgtgcgtgcgtgcgtgcgtgcgtgcgtgcgtgcgtgcgtacgtgcgtgcgtgcgtgcgtgtgtgtgccgtgtgtgtgtgtgagtgtgtgcatgcgtgtgggcATGTAGTGTTCCATGTGTGCGTTTACCGCCTTCCTTCATTCCGGAGAACATGGCGTGTCCATCAATGGCCATGACTTTGACCTCTTCTGACCCGAATCCAATGTTTCCAGTTAGCTTCGGTTAGCACCCCTGCAAGCCCCACCCACGCTGGCAAAGAAAATACACCACAGCCAGAGGTCAATGCCCAGTGATCTGCTTGATCCTCACTTGCTTTGTGTTCAGAGACATTGCTGACCTCTCCGCTCAATTTGTTAATACGAATTCTGGTGGAGCAGTGAAAGAATCAGGGTGGGTCTCTAAGACCCGAATAATATTGTGGTACGTTTTGTTTAGTTATTTTAGTCACTGCACTTTTGTCTTATCTTTTGTATTTGTTGATTTACTAGTCTACCATATGAGTTTTCATGTTCGACAAGGTCTCTAAGACCAATCATTTGTTCTTTATACCTTCTTGACTGATCCCTTGactgtgctatgtgtgtgtcatATTGTGTTCTGGTGAGTTGCATAGACCAAAATATGCCTACATTTTGACAGCTTGAACTTCAGAAGActctggggttgtgtgtgtgtgtgtgtgtgtgtgtgtgtgtgtgtgtgtgtgtgtctgtgtctgtgtctgtgtgtgtgtgtgtgtgtgtgtgtgtgtgtgtgtgtgtgtgtgtgtgtgtgtgtgtgtgtgtgtgtgtgtgtgtgtgtgttagtgtgtgtttgtgtgttgaaggGGTTTCATTGTTAAATGCTTCCTGCAGCTATGGGCTTGGGGacagaagaggaaggggaggctCTCTGTTTCTTGTTTGCTTGAAAGAACCATAAATTACAGTAAGTTTCAATAAGTTACCATAAATtacacaaagtaaaaaaaaaaacgtaataaGTCACAAGCATTCTACCAAAGAACTACCCTAGCAAGTCCGGATTACTTAAATGGTTAGAACAATTGTTATGATACATTACATCATTACattattttacaaaaaaaaattaacattctACTTAAACATACTAATTAAGGGAGAAGCATTACTAATTTTTCAATTTGCATTAAACAGGACCAAGTGTAGAAATGAAAGACAAATATGTCATTCAGACGAATGCAAACAAACATTAGAGGGCGTTCAGTACGTTTTCAGAACGTTCTCTCCATAATGTGTACGGGTCTATTAGAGCCATGTGTGACCTAATTTCTTTGGATATCATTTAGGCCACAGTGTGGGGGACAATGAAGTGTTACTTCCTCTGATTGTACAGCGGTAGAACAGTCTGACATTCAGTCTGTAATTCTTTCTTCACACTTAAGCCATAAAcgggacacttttatccaaagtgtcttACAGGGAATTCTGCTATATTCCATTAAGGAGTTAGGTAAGAGGTTATGGCATCTTGGTCTTCGGTTCCTACAGGTTAGGATGCACCAGGGAACAAACCCACAATCTTTGGATGCATCTTTGTTCTTAGTCTCCGTTGCTCTATTGTTGTCTCACTGGGTAGGCATGTAAATTGCTTCAAGCCACCAAGGTGGCTGCCTCGCTCCACCAAGGTGACTTTTACACAAAGGACACAGGGTGGTGCTCTTTAAAGCCGGTTTATTGTAGATAATGATATGTGGCACTCGCTGTTGCAAGGCAGGAGCTCCATctccgagtgtgtgtggagatggctggtttaacctgtgcaacaggtgtgccgCCTCCCTCAGCCCCAGAGCCCAATTAGAGTCTgcaaggtgaggctgcttaaaccagccatcatccacataTACTCCACAGACAGcattgttgacacacacacacacacacacacacacacacacacacacacacacacacacacacacacacacacacacacacacacacacacacacacacacacacactccataacATAGGTATTCATATTCAAGGTAAAGGACATGAAATGGATATCCTAATGCCCTCTCTTATCCTCAAATTTCAGAACCACACAAGCTTTGCTTCCATGTCGACCTTTGAGTTCAGCCTCCATAACAGCTCCTCTCTGAGGGGGCCGGATAGCCTGCAGAACACCCCAGATGTGGCCACTTATCTcccccatcatcaccatccAACTCAGGCCCCCTTCCTTAGATTTCAGAGTTTAGACTTAATTTCCTTTcattatttggaaaataagcTGTTAAAACTGGGTCATAGGGCGTGAATACGAACAAATCTGGAAATAAATTCAAACTATAACCAATTCTGATTTTTTTCTGTAATCCTCCTGGAAAGACACAGGCTAAGGTCAATCACCGAAAGGATGGTTCCCATAGAAAAAAGCCCTTTGAGTGCATTTCCGTGCACATTTTGTGCTACCCTGTgacgtgtgtttatgtatatgtgtgtatgtgtatgtgcatatgtgtttgtatttctgtgtatgtttctgcgtttgtgtgtttatgtgtgtttatgtttacgtctgtgttcgtgtgtgttggcatgcgtgtgtatgtacatgtgtttctgtgcatgtgcacgtacatgtgtgtgtgtgtgtgtgtgtgtacatgaatgTGCGTTGGTGTgggtgcgattgtgtgtgtctgtgtgtttgtgtgtgactgagggtgtgcgtatgcatgtgtgtgggtgtgtgtttgtgtgtgtgcatgcgtgtgcgtgtctgaatttgtgtgtgtgtgtgttccagtccTGAACATTTCCACAGGCAGAGGAGAACAGTCACTACGGGTCACTCCCGTGTCCACTCCAGAGACAGGAAATGGCTCCAACGTGGCTGTGAGTGAGGCCTTATTGAATCCCCCAGGGCTGATTCAGGCCTCCTCTCAGCGCTGGAAAACCAGGTTCATTGAGCAGAAATGAAGTTAAGTGAAACACACCGACGAAGATGTACTGCTCTGGAGGGACTGTAGGAGGAGCCTGCAAGATCGTACAGATGTCTGAGTCTATTATTAGCGTCGCTAAATAATGCAATGGCAGACGGAGTtctaggcttttttttttgggcaaaAGAAAGTAGCTACttatttagttttagtttcgGTAAATAATGTGAACGTCATTCCGATCGCAAACCAAACAAACGAGGCATCGAAAGTGGAGGAAATCCATTGGACTAATTACAATAAATTGGCTCACAGATTTGTCATTTTAAATCAGATTtttccatatatatatgtaatatatataacGTATAAAATCAACAACTGCACTACAATTTTCCAAACTTTTAGCCTTACTTCACAAAATCCAAACACAGAAGTCAGTAGGAAGATATTTCCTCATGGATTGATTCCAGAGTCGTTTTGAAGGCACCTTGTGTATCTTGTCTCTTTCTTGGATGGCTTGCAAATATTCTACATACAAGGTCTTAAAGTTGGTTTGTTCCACTTGGCTGTGAtgcgggaaagagagagagagagagagagagagagagagagagagagagagagagagagagagagagagagagagagagagagagagagagagagagagagagagagagagggcatggcCCTAGTGGTTTTATAGCCACAAGGAAGAGGAATTAGCCAGAAGGAAGGTTAAGTCGTGCAAATCGAGAAGCATCAGCGATGTTGAAGGGGTAAAGGGCTTACAGGCAAAGCATGCATGTCCTGTCACTCcctatttgataaaaacaaggaaagaaagaacgaaattGTCAAAAGGCCTTTTGTAGCTTTGCCAAAATAATTTCCTTATTAATGATAAGAGTCCATTGTAGCGCAAATAAACGTTGAGTGAGTTGCAGTCAAAGCAATAAAGCAAAACATACAATAAAGCCATACAGCTAAAAGTCTACACAGAAAATGGAATTGTACAATTCCAGTCTGGGTTTGTCAATTCAATCCAACCCAAATAAACCTTACGTTTAAACAGAATATAACTTGCATAAAACTATGATTTTAACCATAATTTCAAATATTTAGGGTTGACCCCAGCCCTCTGACCTTTCAGAGCCATCCAAGCGCGTCATGGAAAGTGCAGGCGTGTATATATCCCAGgacacaatatatattatactgaTCTTCCCAACAGGACAGAATTAATGGACTCAGTCCAACTACTGCGGTCATGCTCGGAATGAAACAGGACAACATGGCGTTGAAGAGTGATGTTCCTGCAGTGTAAACTAGATTATATCTTGTTGCAGAaccactctctttctttctttcttacatGTCCCAACACTGTCTCTCTACCAGGCCCCTATGTCTGATATGTAATTAGATTTGATTCAATTAGATTGTTGAAGTTGTTGTTATTGAATGCCCAATATTTCTTTCATTTGTTACCACATTATTGTCTTCAACATTGGTATTTTCTGTACCATGAGCCATTTCATCAAACAATCTGTAGAAACATTGTAGTCCCCTTTTCACGCTTTAACCTTTAGCCCACATTCTTGAGGCTTTGTGAGACCATCCAGTGTTCGTTGCAATGAATGGTATCTGTAATCCTTATAACTATAATAATACTTAtgatctgcagagagaaacCGAACGTGAACTCGAGATCAGGATGGTTTCATGAGGACATTCGTGAGCTAAGAATATGGTTGGTGACGTTACGTATACTGAGGGACATGTATTATGTCGTCAGACTGCCACCGTGTGGTAAATAGTTAAAATTGCGTTTTCACGTCcctgttgttattatttttcacTGCATTTTTGTAGAGTTTAATTATATTTTTCGCAAACGGAATAGGACTGAAGTCGTGATACAAACATAATCCATGTATTAAGCCGGTTTATAATAGCAGCGCTGAAACGGTATAGATAATGAACTCAAATAAGTCAAATAAAAATAGCGGGCGTCCAAAAAAAGAAACTGGAAATACGAAATCAAAACGAGGAGTAATAAGTGGACGAGGCTGTAGAACACGATGGACGATATAGGTGACGACGTGGTTTGACGTAGAACAAACAACTATTTTACGTCACCCGCTGCCTCCATGTTGTTCAGGAAGTGAAAAGGGATACTGTACAGAACTCTGACAGTAATCTCGCTGGCGCTTATCATAATTAAGCAGCTCTATCTCCGATCGATCTCACTCATTTTAACGTTTTTGTGACACAACACAACCTGCAGCCGGTTCCACTGCTTGCCGATTTCGTGGGGGGCTACTGATCGTTTGGGATCACAAGTTATGACTTCCCTCACAAAGAGAACTTCAGGCCTGGTGCAGCGGAAGACCGAGGCGCATCGTAATGCCGAGAAGGAGCGAGGGTCcgacgaagaggaggacgaaGCTCGTCGCGTGGACGACGAAGAAGACGACAAGGGGGACGCGAAAGACACCCGACTCACACTAATGGAAGAAGTATTGCTCCTGGGCCTCAAAGACCGAGAGGTAGCGGTTCGTTTCCCACAGGTTATCGTAGCGTCCATGCTGCAAGGCAGAAGGAGGGAGCCTCGCAAAACTAAAACACATTGGCCGGGGGATTTCTTAAAAAGTTATTTCGTTTTTTATGGTGGTTTTTATGTTATTGTACAGTCGATGACCAGGAACATTGCCGACTGAGCTTACGTGAAGCGGATACGCTGTCCACACGTCAGCTAACAATGTTGATTTTCCTCTCCCAAGGGTTACACGTCCTTCTGGAATGACTGCATCTCCTCGGGTCTGCGAGGCTGCATGCTGATCGAGCTGGCCTTGAGGGGACGACTGCAGCTAGAAGCGTGTGGAATGAGGAGAAAGAGTCTGCTTGCAAGGAAGGCGAGTAATTTTGGTGTATACGGTTGTCATTTACATCGCTGCGTCCAGGAATAGTGGGGATTTATTCCGCCAGAATATGACCAGAGCTGGTTATGGTCCTAATCCCGCCCCTACTAGCACAGCACTTTGCCTGCGTCCCATGTAAGATGAAGAATATCCTGTGGCTGTCCTAAACGTGCACTCGCCCACCAACGTAAATAAAACATTGTTGCATGAAAATATCAATAATTCTTTTTGCAAATGTAATCTGGCAGTTGGTTTCCAGGGAAGTAATAGGACAAAAAAAACTGTTTCCAGAGAGTCAGAGTTGTTCAGTCTTTTTATTTCAAATTTCAGTTTTGTGAGAGAGTTATGTCCACCTTTTCAAAAAAATAAGATGTATGCAATTAAGAGTTTGCAGGGCTGAGGGTGACTGATGTCTGTGTTCAACTCTCTTGGGTGTTTTTTACACAGGTCATCTGTAAATCAGACGCCCCGACCGGAGACATGTTACTGGACGAAGCCCTAAAACACATTAAAGACACACAGCCACCAGAGACTGTACAGAGCTGGATAGAGCTGTTGAGCGGTAAGAGATATaagcctgaacacacacacacgcacgcacacacacacacacacacacacacacacacacacacacacacacacacacacacacacacacacacacacacagaagaaacaTCTGATAGGCTGTTAAACACTATGAGTAAACAATATTAAGGTTCCCTTTACTGTCATCCGATCTGAGTAAACTTCCTGGTGTAGTGacatataaaaaaacaatgtgTCTGTCCTGCTGCCGTAGGAGAGACATGGAATCCTCTGAAGCTGCACTACCAGCTGAGGAACGTGAGGGAACGTCTGGCCAAGAACCTGGTGGAGAAAGGGGTTCTCACCACAGAGAAACAGAACTTCCTGCTGTTCGACATGACGACGCATCCGCTTACAAACAACACACTCAAGCAGGTGAGAACGGAGAAGGAGGTTCAGGTCTCCTTCAGAAAGATGTGTGTAATAATGATGCCACAGTATATCTGTATAGCACCTTCTTTAAATTAAGTGTACAAAGTGCACTAACACGCCTAATTGTTCAAAAGACAAATATTAACAGCTATCGATCAATGGAGGAAGGGTACATGTAAACAAGAGCagggctgagggaggagggcagcgatcaatcaattaatcaatgAACCTGATCGCCTGCATTTTGCAGAAAATCGATTGACAAAAAAGTATTCTGTTTTGTATCGTCCCCGCCTGGACCTTCCCTTCCAAAGCGACTGGTGAAGAAGGTGCAGGAGTCGGTGTTGGAGAAGTGGGTGAACGATCCGCAGCGCATGGACCGGAGGGTGCTGGCCCTAATTCTCCTGGCCCACTCCTCGGACGTGCTGGAGAACGCCTTCGCCCCGCTGCCGGACGAGCAGTTTGACCTGGGCATGACGCGAGTGCGCGGCCTCTTGGAGCTGGAGCCCGAGACGGAAAGCGCCAAGCCCAACGCCAATGAGTTGATGTGGGCCGTGGTGGCGGCGttcacaaaatgaaaaaaaatcgcAGGATCTCGtgtatagtaataataataataacgatcATGATAATAATGTTGATAATACTATTCTATCGGTGGGCAGAGTTCACTAAC
The nucleotide sequence above comes from Gadus chalcogrammus isolate NIFS_2021 chromosome 4, NIFS_Gcha_1.0, whole genome shotgun sequence. Encoded proteins:
- the LOC130381508 gene encoding Golgi phosphoprotein 3-like; this encodes MTSLTKRTSGLVQRKTEAHRNAEKERGSDEEEDEARRVDDEEDDKGDAKDTRLTLMEEVLLLGLKDREGYTSFWNDCISSGLRGCMLIELALRGRLQLEACGMRRKSLLARKVICKSDAPTGDMLLDEALKHIKDTQPPETVQSWIELLSGETWNPLKLHYQLRNVRERLAKNLVEKGVLTTEKQNFLLFDMTTHPLTNNTLKQRLVKKVQESVLEKWVNDPQRMDRRVLALILLAHSSDVLENAFAPLPDEQFDLGMTRVRGLLELEPETESAKPNANELMWAVVAAFTK